Proteins encoded by one window of Culicoides brevitarsis isolate CSIRO-B50_1 chromosome 2, AGI_CSIRO_Cbre_v1, whole genome shotgun sequence:
- the LOC134832610 gene encoding integrator complex subunit 1, producing the protein MSNKPSSSRSKPKLNIASSELFVLGSKASSSRSSDETKGGKSSSDRKRESGGTSSALPASKKSKLSLPGLSGASSRSSSEGPASAGASLEYWEQTVIECEPVDLVDSVLTAIDQQDSDTIIGLICGAIKLYASPRKQSDLLLQMQLLYLSKLRPHIFCNETVTQALISVLKRDTQNSFKGKNNPSLHVLTCNLLARGHSDKKQWPETFMKIYIEDAINERIWVDNEDCSVFVENIISSFGTKVPPKSMLQPELTGLTPNKESVSNLDDESMDSAPSGDSIRSGNETSTEEKLQSRYAHCTAAVEKIVIDAIKEQLNRRQGPDATTRNFLKFLSSSMGIQEVRALCVTRMELWIHNSKLGKSAQELLMYLCYNISANEPKDKEVLSNLVKIRLKTKPLINVFMTCFKEMINLQPEILATLLKYVVQNELSNTRNPNNMGMLGNMFQVKSDASARHLAEIYQEFLLQREDCLRTLKVFLRELVKMLRYDINLVVFVKAFIQIRPEIEAQIAASEFRERIFSHMVDLICLCMFLSVSPHVKDAIMTLRSGRELKDSPFLFTYYAQMCEMQCDVIGFMLEEVPKVFHPAASDYTIMLHKILLFDPPESYCKGDTWPQDGEKTFFVRACSEIPLNQDSILKLIFIGIHKEISFSVPDTMELIDQMVRRAGALKTVTNYPPLEANKLEIIDFLFSMSEYHHPDNIALPMGYDPPKLAISSLYWKTWIILLILSAHNTSTFGSFCWDQYPMLRNLIEMCITNQFVQAKPPDEELQIATIEKQQILEFETHLAAATSKVMITEQTSLLLPQVMLMDPMGLPRHPPLHILEQLTILNKSHKLGHLLCRSRKPDLLVDIIQRQGTSQSMPWLADLVKNSEGDFNHLPVQCLCEFLLSNPIGANTPREQELMLYLQNLLLDASVEHQTTCEVIEYFLRRLSSTSRLSRASAIRALKILLKVFEKDEEGGLIESNDSEWLIRYLPGIPHFNFVRPLVIVQLRSACQIENNAELIMSYIQFIASNTLHDGVTDMFDHVMDMSQLIVERSTVFSQIIPALNEVHENKFNTLNCLFVMFNNFFVKLRESKNQTFAECPELLLVHFSDGTQCSIHLSIIQAFVILLTYSKDIPGVETILDYWFPVNVPPPQAFTMETQEPVQILPDWLKLKMIRSNVERLVDVALQDLTPDQIVLFVQNFGTPVSSMSKLLALLDRAVIEQCETVNAAILNKPYLAQLIEIQQARGAKNGHISVHTLDLHGQTVAETPKSSSVPKIDEFVVNLKNQTTAPKSEKQTAAKQNKEIEEVLEAILTRPVLSKGMQQRFRKLVQQLNVQNVKTGGNQAPQESLRRKVLQQFLNMIRSPQGPIIFRNLVQNTTIFTFFRSLFSIFSETADFAYIVEQFLKCCKPQQHPILIEILLNKKKTFIRKNIEFERHRTSNQNERKLTLTKILKDIGEYELAQDISSNKGNASKLITALTMGLRAVDVRIKPEPGTICAPQTVADTRGLLVDCLAEADSELIRSHPELQMSMLFGETKHSFRPYLLSLSHQSSWSSLAKIVENLLATCNDKYDPTYVLDFIDALIRNPKLWQGRDRAVPKHEQIEYILELNENQIRAMVDYVLRENVKKSQNDLKLSTRMHLLLHCSDPSKWDLVSLIKYVDKKEEMQFNVVKKQFLQHLYLNIPPIKFLPVEVNGVYDTDLRKLNGCVADEFSHCIITAINSLSNPKDWQAMSGDMVLIVRKLAAAHPSLLLRELPVLAGLLQGRAHMDMYVLRIEHHLALFHEVLSLLELMQPKIFEDCYQDSFHSALDCYFQFLKYHGHTKDVFSILYRLVDLLQAYTAANTNTALKFIERYADLLQEIASNNRSFYGLNQLIQGLSLLKHKHTEFDTKIKEEDGESSSDSSNKEEIETHGTAAVILAPYTKPDIAPSHWPKLISILKQNLIEDVVPTFEEIESITYKKPQLIEEIFDKILEYIFHPASNVRNKAFNLLVRFMKQNPGNAAYNSSILTNYIQCLTSDDTAIVVSALEILTEVVLCLQEHAPAILKTVFELGISSRVSAYAPLRKCLLSLKTQQAC; encoded by the exons ATGTCGAACAAGCCATCTTCATCACGTTCAAAGCCCAAACTAAACATTGCCAGTTCGGAGCTCTTCGTTCTCGGCAGCAAAGCAAGCAGTAGTCGCAGCAGCGACGAAACAAAAGGCGGAAAAAGTTCAAGCGATCGAAAACGTGAATCCGGAGGGACTTCAAGTGCTTTGCCGGCttcgaaaaaatccaaattatcGCTTCCCGGATTGAGCGGCGCCTCGTCACGTTCATCTTCGGAAGGTCCCGCATCAGCTGGAGCATCTCTCGAGTATTGGGAACAAACAGTTATTGAATGTGAGCCTGTGGATTTGGTTGATTCGGTACTCACAGCGATCGATCAACAAGATAGCGACACGATAATTGGCTTGATTTGCGGAGCAATTAAACTTTATGCGTCGCCAAGAAAGCAATCTGACTTGTTGTTGCAAATGCAATTGCTGTACTTGTCGAAATTGAGACCGCATATCTTTTGTAATGAAACAGTGACGCAAGCTTTGATCTCAGTGCTCAAGAGAGACACGCAGAATTCGTTCAAGGGCAAAAATAATCCGAGTTTGCATGTTTtaa cttGCAATCTCCTTGCTCGAGGACACAGCGACAAAAAACAATGGCCCGAAACCTTCATGAAAATCTACATCGAAGATGCCATCAACGAACGTATTTGGGTCGATAACGAAGATTGTTCTGTTTTTGTCGAAAACATCATTTCATCATTTGGCACAAAAGTTCCTCCAAAGTCAATGTTACAGCCCGAACTCACAGGATTAACTCCGAATAAAGAATCCGTGAGCAATTTAGATGACGAATCAATGGACAGCGCTCCATCCGGCGACTCAATTCGTTCAGGAAACGAAACCAGCACtgaagaaaaacttcaaagtCGTTACGCGCATTGCACAGCTGCTGTAGAGAAAATTGTCATTGACGCAATTAAAGAACAACTGAATCGCCGACAAGGTCCTGACGCtacaacaagaaattttttgaaatttttatcaagttcCATGGGAATTCAAGAAGTTCGTGCATTGTGTGTGACTCGAATGGAATTATGGATTCACAATTCAAAGCTCGGAAAATCAGCACAAGAGTTACTGATGTATTTGTGTTACAACATAAGCGCCAACGAGCCCAAAGACAAAGaagttttgtcaaatttgGTGAAAATTCGCTTGAAAACGAAACCACTAATTAATGTCTTTATGACATGTTTCAaggaaatgataaatttacaaCCCGAAATCCTCGCAACGTTGTTGAAATATGTCGTTCAGAACGAATTATCGAACACACGAAATCCGAACAACATGGGAATGCTCGGAAATATGTTTCAAGTCAAATCGGATGCTTCAGCGCGGCATTTGGCAGAGATTTATCAAGAATTTCTGCTTCAACGAGAGGATTGTTTGCGAACTCTGAAGGTTTTTCTTCGAGAATTGGTCAAAATGTTACGTTACGACATCAATCTCGTCGTTTTCGTGAAAGCTTTTATCCAAATTCGACCCGAAATTGAAGCCCAAATCGCTGCTTCTGAATTCCGAGAACGAATTTTCAGCCATATGGTTGACTTGATTTGTCTTTGCATGTTTTTAAGTGTTTCGCCGCATGTTAAAGACGCAATTATGACCTTACGCAGCGGAAGAGAACTCAAAGATTCGCCCTTTTTGTTCACTTATTACGCGCAAATGTGCGAAATGCAATGCGATGTCATCGGATTCATGTTGGAGGAAGTCCCAAAAGTATTTCATCCTGCTGCGAGCGATTATACAATAATGTTACACAAAATATTGCTCTTTGATCCGCCTGAATCGTATTGTAAAGGCGATACATGGCCTCAAGATggcgaaaaaacattttttgtacgaGCCTGTAGCGAAATCCCGTTGAACCAAGATTCGATTttgaagttgattttcatcGGGATTCACAAAGAAATCAGTTTTTCGGTTCCCGATACGATGGAGTTGATTGATCAGATGGTTCGACGTGCAGGAGCTTTGAAAACTGTCACAAATTACCCGCCGCTCGAAgcaaataaacttgaaatcaTCGATTTTCTCTTCAGCATGTCGGAATATCATCATCCGGATAACATTGCATTACCCATGGGATACGATCCGCCGAAGCTGGCAATTTCAAGTCTTTATTGGAAGACGTGGATCATACTTTTGATCTTGTCAGCACATAACACATCGACTTTTGGCTCGTTCTGTTGGGATCAGTACCCAATGTTGCGAAATCTCATCGAAATGTGCATCACAAATCAATTTGTTCAAGCAAAACCTCCCGATGAAGAACTTCAAATCGCCACAATTGAGAAACAACAAATCTTGGAGTTCGAAACTCATTTAGCAGCAGCTACTTCAAAGGTTATGATCACAGAACAAACCAGTTTGTTACTTCCGCAAGTCATGTTGATGGATCCTATGGGTCTTCCTCGTCATCCGCCGTTGCATATTTTGGAACAATTAACGATTTTGAACAAATCACACAAACTCGGGCATCTTCTTTGTCGTTCACGGAAACCAGATTTGCTCGTTGACATCATTCAGCGTCAAGGAACTTCACAATCAATGCCATGGTTGGCGGATTTGGTCAAAAACAGTGAAGGTGATTTCAATCATTTGCCTGTTCAGTGTTTGTGTGAATTCCTGCTTTCAAATCCAATTGGCGCAAATACTCCGAGAGAACAAGAATTGATGTTGTACttgcaaaatttgttgttaGATGCATCAGTTGAACATCAAACGACGTGTGAAGTGATTGAATATTTCCTGAGAAGACTATCTTCAACATCGCGACTTAGCAGGGCATCAGCAATTCGAGCAttgaaaattctcttaaaagtttttgaaaaagacGAAGAAGGCGGTTTGATAGAAAGTAATGATTCTGAATGGTTGATAAGATATCTTCCGGGCATTccgcattttaattttgttcgacCTTTGGTAATTGTTCAGTTACGATCTGCTTgccaaattgaaaataatgctGAATTGATCATGAGTTACATTCAGTTCATCGCATCGAATACTTTACATGATGGAGTTACTGATATGTTTGATCATGTCATGGATATGTCTCAACTGATCGTTGAACGAAGCACCGTTTTCTCCCAAATTATTCCAGCATTGAATGAAGTTCATGAGAATAAGTTCAACACGTTGAATTGCTTGTTTGTGATGTTCAACAATTTCTTCGTCAAGTTGAGAGAAagtaaaaatcaaacttttgcTGAATGTCCTGAACTGTTGTTGGTTCATTTCTCGGATGGAACACAATGTAGCATTCATTTGAGCATTATTCAGGCTTTTGTGATTCTTTTGACATACTCGAAGGATATTCcag gcGTTGAAACAATCCTCGATTATTGGTTTCCTGTAAACGTTCCTCCTCCGCAAGCTTTCACAATGGAAACGCAAGAACCTGTTCAAATCCTTCCCGATTGGCTAAAACTCAAGATGATTCGCAGTAACGTTGAACGTCTCGTCGATGTTGCTCTTCAAGACTTAACTCCCGATCAAATTGTCTTATTCGTGCAAAATTTCGGAACTCCCGTATCATCCATGTCAAAACTCTTAGCTCTTTTGGATCGTGCTGTCATCGAGCAATGCGAAACTGTTAACGCTGCAATCTTGAATAAACCGTATTTGGCTCAATTAATCGAGATTCAACAAGCACGCGGAGCAAAAAATGGTCACATTTCCGTTCATACTCTCGACTTACATGGACAAACTGTTGCTGAAACGCCAAAAAGTAGCTCTGTACCGAAAATCGATGAATTCGTTGTGAATTTGAAGAATCAAACAACAGCTCCAAAGAGTGAAAAACAAACTGcggcaaaacaaaacaaggaAATCGAAGAAGTATTGGAAGCGATATTAACTCGTCCTGTCCTCAGTAAAGGCATGCAACAGAGATTCCGGAAGTTGGTACAACAATTGAACGTACAAAATGTAAAAACGGGCGGAAATCAAGCTCCGCAAGAAAGTTTGCGTAGAAAAGTTTTGCAACAATTCTTGAACATGATCAGAAGTCCACAAGGCccaataattttcagaaatttggtACAAAATACgacaattttcacatttttcagatcattattttccattttttcggAAACAGCCGATTTTGCTTATATTGTGGAACAGTTTTTGAAATGTTGCAAGCCTCAGCAACAtccaattttgattgaaatccttctcaacaaaaaaaagacgtTTATTCGGAAGAATATTGAGTTCGAAAGACATCGGACATCGAatcaaaatgaaagaaaactcactttgacgaaaattttaaaggatatAGGAGAGTACGAGCTCGCACAAGACATTTCAAGCAACAAAGGAAACGCCTCAAAACTCATCACAGCTCTCACAATGGGCTTAAGAGCTGTTGACGTTCGAATCAAACCGGAACCCGGCACAATTTGTGCTCCGCAAACTGTTGCTGATACCCGGGGCTTGCTCGTAGATTGTTTAGCGGAAGCAGATTCAGAGCTAATTCGCTCGCATCCCGAATTACAAATGTCAATGTTGTTCGGAGAGACGAAACATTCCTTCCGCCCTTACTTGTTGTCACTTTCGCATCAAAGTAGTTGGTCATCATTAgcgaaaattgtcgaaaatttaCTTGCTACGTGCAATGACAAGTACGATCCAACGTACGTTCTCGATTTCATCGACGCTCTCATCAGAAATCCCAAATTATGGCAAGGCAGAGATCGCGCAGTACCGAAACACGAACAAATCGAGTACATTTTGGAGCTAAATGAGAATCAAATACGAGCTATGGTTGACTACGTGTTAcgagaaaatgtcaaaaaatcccaaaatgaTCTAAAATTGAGTACAAGAATGCATCTTTTGCTCCATTGCAGTGATCCAAGTAAATGGGATTTAGTATCGTTGATCAAGTATGTCGacaaaaaggaagaaatgcaatttaatgtcgttaaaaagcaatttttgcaacatttgTATTTGAATATTCCGCCAATTAAGTTCCTGCCGGTCGAAGTAAATGGCGTTTACGATACGGATTTGAGGAAATTGAACGGATGTGTGGCAGATGAGTTCTCACATTGCATCATAACAGCGATAAATAGTTTGTCAAATCCGAAAGATTGGCAGGCAATGAGCGGAGATATGGTTTTAATTGTGAGGAAATTGGCTGCTGCTCATCCATCGTTGCTTTTGAGAGAGTTGCCTGTGTTGGCGGGATTGTTACAG gGACGAGCTCATATGGACATGTACGTTCTCCGAATCGAACATCATCTTGCCCTCTTCCACGAAGTTCTCAGTTTACTTGAACTTATGCAGCCCAAAATCTTCGAGGATTGTTATCAGGACAGTTTTCACTCTGCTCTCGATTGTTACttccaatttttaaagtatcaCGGGCACACAAAAGatgttttttcgattttatatCGTTTAGTCGACTTATTACAAGCTTACACAGCTGCCAATACAAACACGGCTTTGAAATTCATCGAACGTTATGCTGACTTGCTTCAAGAAATCGCCTCTAACAATCGAAGTTTTTACGGATTGAATCAACTTATCCAAGGATTGTCTTTGTTAAAACACAAACACACCGAATTCGacacaaaaatcaaagaaGAAGATGGAGAATCGTCATCTGATTCAAGCAACAAAGAAGAAATCGAGACCCATGGAACAGCAGCTGTCATTTTAGCTCCTTATACCAAACCAGATATTGCTCCTTCGCATTGGCCCAAACTCATTTCCATCTTGAAACAGAATTTAATTGAGGATGTCGTGCCAACTTTTGAGGAAATCGAGAGTATCACGTACAAAAAACCTCAgttaattgaagaaattttcgataaaatcctCGAATACATCTTCCATCCTGCCTCGAACGTCAGAAATAAGGCATTTAACCTTTTGGTTCGCTTCATGAAACAAAATCCGGGGAACGCGGCGTACAATTCGAGCATCTTAACGAACTACATTCAATGTTTAACGAGCGACGATACCGCAATTGTCGTTTCCGCGTTGGAAATTTTAACGGAAGTGGTTTTGTGTTTGCAAGAACACGCACCGGCAATACTAAAAACCGTTTTTGAACTTGGAATATCGTCGCGCGTGAGTGCATATGCTCCATTACGAAAGTGTCTCTTATCCCTCAAAACGCAACAAGCctgttaa